From a single Streptomyces sp. 1331.2 genomic region:
- a CDS encoding inositol-3-phosphate synthase: MGSVRVAIVGVGNCAASLVQGVEYYKDADPAGKVPGLMHVQFGDYHVRDVEFVAAFDVDAKKVGFDLADAIGNSENNTIKICDVPPTGVTVQRGHTLDGLGKYYLETIEESDEAPVDVVQVLKDQQVDVLVCYLPVGSENAAKFYAQCAIDAKVAFVNALPVFIAGTKEWADKFTEAGVPIVGDDIKSQVGATITHRVMAKLFEDRGVILERTMQLNVGGNMDFKNMLERERLESKKISKTQAVTSQIRDRELGAKNVHIGPSDYVAWLDDRKWAYVRLEGRAFGDVPLNLEYKLEVWDSPNSAGVIIDAVRAAKIAKDRGIGGPILSASSYFMKSPPVQYFDDEAKENVEKFIRGEVER; the protein is encoded by the coding sequence ATGGGTTCGGTTCGCGTAGCCATCGTGGGCGTGGGCAACTGCGCCGCGTCGCTGGTGCAGGGTGTCGAGTACTACAAGGACGCCGACCCGGCCGGCAAGGTCCCCGGGCTGATGCACGTCCAGTTCGGTGACTACCACGTCCGTGACGTGGAGTTCGTCGCCGCCTTCGACGTCGACGCCAAGAAGGTCGGTTTCGACCTGGCCGACGCCATCGGCAACAGCGAGAACAACACCATCAAGATCTGCGACGTGCCGCCGACCGGCGTCACCGTGCAGCGCGGCCACACCCTCGACGGCCTGGGCAAGTACTACCTGGAGACCATCGAGGAGTCGGACGAGGCCCCGGTCGACGTCGTCCAGGTCCTCAAGGACCAGCAGGTCGACGTCCTGGTCTGCTACCTGCCGGTGGGCTCCGAGAACGCCGCCAAGTTCTACGCCCAGTGCGCCATCGACGCCAAGGTCGCCTTCGTGAACGCCCTGCCGGTGTTCATCGCGGGCACCAAGGAGTGGGCGGACAAGTTCACCGAGGCCGGCGTGCCGATCGTCGGTGACGACATCAAGTCCCAGGTCGGCGCCACCATCACGCACCGCGTGATGGCCAAGCTGTTCGAGGACCGCGGTGTCATCCTTGAGCGCACCATGCAGCTGAACGTCGGCGGCAACATGGACTTCAAGAACATGCTGGAGCGCGAGCGCCTGGAGTCCAAGAAGATCTCCAAGACCCAGGCCGTCACCTCGCAGATCCGCGACCGCGAGCTGGGCGCCAAGAACGTCCACATCGGCCCCTCGGACTACGTGGCCTGGCTGGACGACCGCAAGTGGGCCTACGTCCGCCTGGAGGGTCGCGCGTTCGGCGACGTCCCGCTGAACCTGGAGTACAAGCTGGAGGTCTGGGACTCCCCGAACTCCGCCGGTGTCATCATCGACGCCGTCCGCGCCGCGAAGATCGCCAAGGACCGCGGCATCGGCGGCCCGATCCTGTCGGCCTCCTCGTACTTCATGAAGTCCCCGCCGGTGCAGTACTTCGACGACGAGGCCAAGGAGAACGTCGAGAAGTTCATCCGCGGTGAGGTCGAGCGCTGA
- a CDS encoding MFS transporter gives MAITENGSTHQSAHRATLLDLLRGRDFRRLLTARVLSQLSDGVFQVSLAAYVVFSPEKQSSPADIASVLAVMLLPFSVIGPFAGVLLDRWRRRQVLYVGNLARFGLGLGTGALLLAEAPTWLFFASALLVTALNRFILAGLSAALPRVVEQDQLVTANALSPTLGTVAAASGGGIGFLLHQVMAPGPKADAALVTVASLLYLSAALAARRMDRDLLGPDQHADRPALGQALVRAAVELGAAVRHLVRDCRPAVHALAAVTAARFCYGVLIVVVVMLARYTFNDPADSAAGLVTLGQAVGLSAAGFFVAAVVSPWCTRRLGLTGWMTVCLVAPVVFVPALGLSFTLVPCLIAALLLGVVTQGTKICADTVVQETVEDEFRGRVFAIYDVLFNVAFVAAALVTALVLPLSGRSVTVVVGVAAVYALTAALYLRAARRRPLP, from the coding sequence GTGGCGATCACCGAGAACGGCAGCACCCACCAGTCCGCGCACCGCGCCACGCTCCTCGATCTGCTCCGGGGCCGCGACTTCCGGCGGCTGCTGACCGCCCGGGTGCTCTCCCAACTCTCGGACGGCGTCTTCCAGGTCTCGCTCGCCGCGTACGTGGTCTTCTCCCCCGAGAAGCAGTCCTCCCCCGCCGACATCGCCTCGGTGCTGGCCGTGATGCTGCTGCCGTTCTCGGTGATCGGCCCGTTCGCCGGGGTGCTGCTGGACCGCTGGCGCCGCCGGCAGGTGCTCTACGTCGGCAACCTGGCCCGCTTCGGGCTGGGCCTGGGCACCGGCGCGCTGCTCCTGGCCGAGGCGCCGACCTGGCTGTTCTTCGCCTCCGCCCTGCTGGTCACCGCGCTCAACCGGTTCATCCTGGCCGGCCTGTCCGCCGCGCTGCCCCGGGTGGTGGAGCAGGATCAGCTGGTCACCGCCAACGCGCTCTCCCCCACCCTCGGGACGGTCGCCGCCGCCTCGGGCGGCGGCATCGGCTTCCTGCTGCACCAGGTGATGGCCCCCGGGCCGAAGGCGGACGCCGCGCTGGTCACGGTCGCCTCGCTGCTCTACCTGTCGGCCGCGCTGGCCGCCCGGCGGATGGACCGCGACCTGCTCGGCCCGGACCAGCACGCCGACCGCCCGGCGCTCGGCCAGGCACTGGTCCGGGCCGCAGTCGAACTGGGCGCTGCGGTGCGCCACCTGGTGCGGGACTGCCGGCCCGCCGTGCACGCGCTGGCCGCCGTCACCGCGGCCCGGTTCTGCTACGGCGTGCTGATCGTGGTCGTGGTGATGCTCGCCCGGTACACCTTCAACGACCCGGCCGACAGCGCGGCCGGTCTCGTCACCCTCGGCCAGGCGGTCGGCCTCTCCGCCGCCGGGTTCTTCGTCGCCGCGGTGGTCAGCCCCTGGTGCACCCGCCGGCTCGGCCTGACCGGCTGGATGACGGTCTGCCTGGTCGCCCCGGTGGTCTTCGTCCCGGCGCTCGGCCTGAGCTTCACCCTGGTGCCCTGCCTGATCGCCGCCCTGCTGCTCGGGGTGGTCACCCAGGGCACCAAGATCTGCGCCGACACCGTGGTGCAGGAGACGGTCGAGGACGAGTTCCGCGGCCGGGTCTTCGCCATCTACGACGTGCTGTTCAACGTCGCCTTCGTCGCCGCCGCCCTGGTCACCGCGCTGGTGCTGCCGCTGTCCGGACGCTCGGTCACGGTGGTCGTCGGGGTCGCCGCCGTGTACGCCCTCACCGCGGCCCTCTACCTGCGCGCCGCCCGCCGCCGCCCGCTGCCCTGA
- a CDS encoding PadR family transcriptional regulator, with translation MGRRSGVLEFAVLGLLHDAPMHGYELRKRLNILLGTFRALSYGTLYPCLKSLVAQGFLVEDNPDVEYVPATALNGKRSKIVYRLSAEGKQRFEELLADSGPDAWEDEHFGVHFAFFGQTDRAVRMRVLEGRRSRLEERLERMRNSLARARERFDDYTVELQRHGLESVEREVRWLNELIETERSNRTGRTGAAAAAAGGPGSTAVPHKTSDGRGQETGSSDPSGPPYDRPGRSAEER, from the coding sequence GTGGGCAGGCGCTCAGGGGTGCTGGAGTTCGCCGTTCTCGGCCTGCTCCACGACGCCCCGATGCATGGCTACGAGCTGCGCAAACGGCTCAACATCCTGCTCGGCACGTTCCGGGCACTGTCCTACGGAACGCTCTACCCCTGCCTGAAGAGCCTGGTCGCCCAGGGCTTCCTGGTCGAGGACAACCCGGACGTCGAGTACGTCCCGGCCACCGCGCTCAACGGCAAGCGGTCCAAGATCGTCTACCGGCTCTCCGCCGAGGGGAAGCAGCGCTTCGAGGAGCTGCTCGCCGACTCCGGCCCCGACGCCTGGGAGGACGAACACTTCGGCGTCCACTTCGCGTTCTTCGGTCAGACCGACCGGGCCGTCCGGATGCGCGTCCTGGAGGGCCGCCGCAGCCGGCTGGAGGAGCGCCTGGAGCGGATGCGCAACTCGCTGGCCCGCGCCCGCGAACGGTTCGACGACTACACCGTCGAACTCCAGCGGCACGGACTGGAGTCGGTCGAGCGCGAGGTCCGCTGGCTCAACGAGCTGATCGAGACCGAGCGGTCCAACCGCACCGGCCGGACCGGGGCCGCCGCCGCCGCCGCCGGCGGCCCCGGCAGCACCGCCGTACCCCACAAGACTTCGGACGGCCGTGGCCAGGAGACCGGGTCCTCGGACCCGTCCGGGCCACCGTACGACCGCCCGGGGCGCTCCGCCGAGGAGCGCTGA
- a CDS encoding transglycosylase domain-containing protein produces the protein MSERRRRTPNPGGDGQQPPGGGGRPGGPGPDELRSDGVGRRRPPGMRETAQQPRMGRAEMRKAAQKKGKGGRGDAAAAAATAGPGKKRFIDYPRFGKTGIRRWLPSWKQWLSGFLLVFGCFVGLVFYLYQTTQVPSLNSLVKDQNTIYYWADGSEMTRKGTTNRQIVELQDISPNLQNAVIAAENQDFRTDHGIDPKGMLRAVYNMAKGGETQGASTITQQYVKNAYLSQEQTISRKVKEFFITLKIDQSQGKDEILKGYLNTSWFGRGANGAQAAAQAYYGVDAKDLNVCQSAMLAGLLKGAAYYDPTNPANKERAQGRWSWILDNMVKIKAISPEERAKCTAFPDPIPLKPSSNMNGEISYLVDTANKYVLNNDKAITQQVIDKGGLKIYTTFEKDKVDALKKAVDDVKAENLNPQKRPDNDTNIQFGSASIRPGDGAIIALYGGDGVENGHFDNNADASGVQVGSTFKPFVLATAMQTGVQTAKGDDGKPKRINADSRYLADDLSEIRKPDGSLVIGDDGKPYRQKNEDSSKHGYVSLRQAMQYSYNVPFVQLNQDVGGQNVADMAVQMGVKKESLADPKTATFPLGTSTISPIRMATAYGTLAASGKEAEPYSVTKVELNGVERPGFGKKDPKVALEPAVADNVTDVLVNVVKNGTGTKAKDLGRPVAGKTGTTDQNKSAWWVGYTPQLVTSVAMWREDPTKHERLSLNGTAGQESIHGGALPTDVFTRYMKAALANEKKMDFPSPQPVGSEVDSSGAPSTATAAPTPTTTDTPSAPAQTQAPQPNQPQPPQPTQNCVPGVDCPGDQPTHSPTKNPKPTSSCIPLINCPTQPTPTDTTTPGGGGKPTGGGKPTPSSTGGAQGAAAGQ, from the coding sequence ATGAGCGAGCGACGGCGAAGGACGCCCAACCCGGGCGGCGACGGGCAGCAGCCCCCGGGAGGCGGCGGCCGTCCAGGAGGGCCGGGGCCCGACGAGCTGCGCTCCGACGGGGTCGGCCGCCGGCGCCCGCCGGGCATGCGGGAGACCGCCCAGCAACCGCGGATGGGCCGGGCGGAGATGCGCAAGGCCGCCCAGAAGAAGGGCAAGGGTGGCCGGGGTGATGCCGCGGCCGCCGCGGCGACGGCCGGACCGGGCAAGAAGCGCTTCATCGACTACCCGCGGTTCGGCAAGACCGGGATCCGGCGCTGGCTGCCGTCCTGGAAGCAGTGGCTGAGCGGCTTCCTGCTGGTCTTCGGCTGCTTCGTCGGCCTGGTGTTCTACCTGTACCAGACCACCCAGGTCCCCTCGCTGAACTCGCTGGTCAAGGACCAGAACACGATCTACTACTGGGCCGACGGCTCCGAGATGACCCGCAAGGGCACGACCAACCGTCAGATCGTCGAGCTCCAGGACATCAGCCCCAACCTGCAGAACGCCGTCATCGCCGCGGAGAACCAGGACTTCCGCACCGACCACGGCATCGACCCCAAGGGCATGCTCCGCGCCGTCTACAACATGGCGAAGGGCGGTGAGACCCAGGGCGCCTCGACGATCACCCAGCAGTACGTGAAGAACGCCTACCTGAGCCAGGAGCAGACGATCAGCCGCAAGGTGAAGGAGTTCTTCATCACGCTGAAGATCGACCAGTCGCAGGGCAAGGACGAGATCCTCAAGGGCTACCTCAACACCAGCTGGTTCGGCCGCGGTGCCAACGGCGCCCAGGCCGCCGCGCAGGCGTACTACGGGGTGGACGCCAAGGACCTCAACGTCTGTCAGAGCGCCATGCTGGCCGGACTCCTGAAGGGTGCGGCGTACTACGACCCCACCAACCCGGCCAACAAGGAGCGGGCCCAGGGGCGTTGGTCGTGGATCCTCGACAACATGGTGAAGATCAAGGCCATCTCGCCGGAGGAGCGCGCCAAGTGCACCGCGTTCCCGGACCCGATCCCGCTGAAGCCCAGCTCCAACATGAACGGTGAGATCAGCTACCTGGTCGACACCGCCAACAAGTACGTCCTGAACAACGACAAGGCGATCACCCAGCAGGTGATCGACAAGGGCGGCCTGAAGATCTACACGACCTTCGAGAAGGACAAGGTCGACGCCCTGAAGAAGGCCGTGGACGACGTCAAGGCGGAGAACCTCAACCCGCAGAAGCGTCCGGACAACGACACCAACATCCAGTTCGGCTCCGCCAGCATCCGCCCCGGCGACGGCGCGATCATCGCCCTCTACGGCGGTGACGGCGTGGAGAACGGACACTTCGACAACAACGCCGACGCCTCCGGCGTCCAGGTCGGCTCGACCTTCAAGCCCTTCGTGCTGGCCACCGCCATGCAGACCGGCGTGCAGACCGCCAAGGGCGACGACGGCAAGCCGAAGCGGATCAACGCCGACAGCCGCTACCTGGCCGACGACCTGTCCGAGATCCGCAAGCCGGACGGCTCGCTGGTGATCGGCGACGACGGCAAGCCCTACCGGCAGAAGAACGAGGACTCCAGCAAGCACGGCTACGTCTCGCTGCGGCAGGCCATGCAGTACTCCTACAACGTGCCCTTCGTCCAGCTCAACCAGGACGTCGGCGGCCAGAACGTGGCCGACATGGCGGTCCAGATGGGCGTCAAGAAGGAGAGCCTGGCCGACCCGAAGACCGCGACCTTCCCGCTCGGCACCTCCACCATCAGCCCGATCCGGATGGCCACCGCCTACGGCACCCTGGCGGCCAGCGGCAAGGAGGCCGAGCCGTACTCGGTCACCAAGGTCGAGCTGAACGGCGTGGAGCGCCCGGGCTTCGGCAAGAAGGACCCCAAGGTCGCGCTGGAGCCGGCCGTCGCCGACAACGTCACCGACGTCCTGGTGAACGTGGTGAAGAACGGTACCGGTACCAAGGCCAAGGACCTGGGCCGCCCGGTGGCCGGCAAGACCGGTACCACCGACCAGAACAAGTCGGCCTGGTGGGTCGGTTACACCCCGCAGCTGGTGACCAGCGTCGCGATGTGGCGCGAGGACCCGACCAAGCACGAGCGGCTGTCGCTCAACGGCACCGCCGGCCAGGAGTCCATCCACGGTGGTGCCCTCCCGACCGACGTCTTCACCCGGTACATGAAGGCCGCGCTGGCCAACGAGAAGAAGATGGACTTCCCGAGCCCGCAGCCGGTCGGCAGCGAGGTCGACTCCTCCGGTGCGCCGTCCACGGCCACGGCGGCGCCGACGCCGACCACGACCGACACCCCGTCGGCCCCCGCGCAGACCCAGGCGCCGCAGCCCAACCAGCCGCAGCCGCCGCAGCCCACCCAGAACTGCGTGCCCGGCGTGGACTGCCCCGGCGACCAGCCGACCCACTCGCCGACGAAGAACCCGAAACCGACCAGCAGCTGCATCCCGCTGATCAACTGCCCGACGCAGCCGACGCCCACCGACACCACCACACCGGGCGGCGGGGGCAAGCCGACCGGCGGCGGCAAGCCGACACCGAGCTCCACCGGCGGCGCGCAGGGCGCCGCGGCGGGGCAGTAG
- a CDS encoding glycosyltransferase family 87 protein, with protein sequence MTSSDRDETAGPVGSGAAAGPSPAAVATAAPAADTVVVPADEDPVAAAGSEVIGGPPGRRALLGVSWWIPARFLALAVIVVSVLGMVQKLPCYEQAWFQPGSPQYIHACYSDIPHLYSGRGFAAGLHPYVDRIPGSSGDLQYLEYPVLTGLFMQVAAWLTPGGNQQSQEQWFWAVNAGLLMACAVVAAVALSRTHRRRPWDAVLFALSPVLLLNGTVNWDLLAVALAAVAMAWWARSRPGWAGVFIGLATAAKLYPVLLIGPLLVLCWRAGKWREFRLMLGGAVGSWLLVDLPVMLANWQGWSTFYVFSKHRGEDYGSVWLILMQTRGVGLADLDVYIGVLMVLGCAAIAWLGLSAPRRPRFAQLAFLVVALFVLVNKVYSPQYALWLLPLAALARPRWRDVLIWQGCEVLYTLGIWSHLGFVTGPKQHGIGEAWYHFAIGLHLIGTLYLVTLVVRDVLYPDRDPVRWDGSDDPSGGVLDRAPDVFVLGTARRLREEETYAAYAPAGPEQWLDEPELPEPAERP encoded by the coding sequence ATGACGTCGAGCGATCGTGACGAAACCGCCGGCCCGGTCGGGTCCGGCGCCGCCGCAGGGCCCTCCCCGGCAGCCGTCGCCACGGCCGCGCCCGCGGCCGACACCGTGGTCGTCCCGGCCGACGAGGACCCGGTCGCGGCGGCCGGCAGCGAGGTGATCGGCGGGCCGCCCGGACGCCGGGCGCTGCTCGGCGTCTCCTGGTGGATCCCGGCGCGCTTCCTGGCGCTCGCGGTGATCGTGGTCTCGGTGCTCGGCATGGTGCAGAAGCTGCCCTGCTACGAGCAGGCCTGGTTCCAGCCGGGCTCGCCGCAGTACATCCACGCCTGCTACAGCGACATCCCGCACCTGTACTCCGGACGCGGTTTCGCCGCCGGGCTGCACCCCTACGTGGACCGGATCCCGGGCTCCTCGGGGGACCTGCAGTACCTGGAGTACCCGGTGCTGACCGGCCTGTTCATGCAGGTCGCGGCCTGGCTGACGCCCGGAGGGAACCAGCAGAGCCAGGAGCAGTGGTTCTGGGCGGTCAACGCCGGGCTGCTGATGGCCTGCGCGGTGGTCGCCGCCGTGGCGCTCTCGCGCACCCACCGCCGCCGGCCCTGGGACGCGGTGCTGTTCGCGCTCTCGCCCGTCCTGCTGCTCAACGGCACGGTCAACTGGGACCTGCTCGCGGTCGCCCTGGCCGCCGTGGCGATGGCCTGGTGGGCCCGTTCCAGGCCGGGCTGGGCCGGCGTCTTCATCGGCCTGGCCACCGCCGCCAAGCTCTACCCGGTGCTGCTGATCGGCCCGCTGCTGGTGCTCTGCTGGCGGGCCGGCAAGTGGCGCGAGTTCCGGCTGATGCTGGGCGGCGCGGTGGGCTCCTGGCTGCTGGTCGACCTGCCGGTCATGCTGGCCAACTGGCAGGGCTGGTCGACGTTCTACGTGTTCAGCAAGCACCGCGGCGAGGACTACGGCTCGGTCTGGCTGATCCTGATGCAGACCCGCGGCGTCGGCCTGGCCGACCTCGACGTCTACATCGGCGTGCTGATGGTGCTGGGCTGCGCGGCCATAGCGTGGCTCGGCCTCTCGGCGCCCCGCCGCCCGCGCTTCGCGCAGCTGGCGTTCCTGGTGGTCGCCCTGTTCGTACTGGTCAACAAGGTGTACTCGCCGCAGTACGCGCTCTGGCTGCTGCCGCTGGCGGCGCTGGCCCGGCCGCGCTGGCGGGACGTCCTCATCTGGCAGGGCTGCGAGGTGCTGTACACCCTCGGCATCTGGTCCCACCTGGGCTTCGTCACCGGGCCCAAGCAGCACGGGATCGGCGAGGCCTGGTACCACTTCGCGATCGGGCTGCACCTGATCGGCACGCTCTACCTGGTCACCCTCGTCGTCCGCGACGTCCTGTACCCGGACCGCGACCCGGTCCGCTGGGACGGCAGCGACGACCCCTCCGGCGGGGTGCTGGACCGCGCCCCGGACGTGTTCGTGCTGGGCACCGCCCGACGGCTGCGCGAGGAGGAGACCTACGCCGCGTACGCGCCGGCCGGACCCGAGCAGTGGCTGGACGAGCCCGAACTGCCGGAGCCGGCCGAGCGGCCGTAG